From the genome of Pseudomonas sihuiensis:
GTGCCTTCCAATCCCAGCCGAAACGAAAGGCGATCGAATAGAGGGTATCGCCACGCTGCACCACATAGTGGCCATCACGTACGGGCTGACGCTGAACCACCGGGGCACGCCCCTGATTCTGGCCACGGTCGACCACCTGTACGCCACCCGGTGGCGAGCTGACGCAACCGGCCAACGCGGAGGCGGCAAGCATGGCGAGCGGCAGGCGAAACGCTGCAACTGCGCGGACTAGCACGTGAAGGACGGTGAAACTCACCCAACTGCTCCCTGAATGATTCCGAGTACGGCGCCCATTGTGCCGTATTTATTCGGTGCGACCAGTATCGAGCGCCTGACGACCAGCCAGCCACTCCAGGCCAAGCACCAAGGCGATACCGCCGATTGCCAATACCACGGCAAGCAAGAGCTGTGGGTCCTGGCCACTGATTTCTGCAAAATGCCCCGGTAGCAGATTGCTCTGCAGCAGCGGCACCTGCTCACCTTTACTGTCGATACGCCAGCTCAGGGTCTCCTTCCAGGGCCAGACCTTGTTCAGCGAACCCAGCATCAGGCCGACCAGAAACGCCAGACTGAGGTCACGCCAACGTGACAGCAGCCAACTGAGCAGACGCGCGAAACTGAGAATGCCAACCAGGCAGCCGCTGGCGAACACCGCCATGACCAGCAGATCGAGGTCCTTGACCGCACCCAGCACCACCGAATAGAGGCCGAGCAGAAGCAGGATGAAGCTGCCCGAGATACCCGGCAGAATCATCGCGCAGATGGCGATGGCACCGGCCAGGAACAGGGTTGGCAGATCACTACCCCACTGCATCGGAGCGGCAACGGTGATCCAGTAGGCGAAAGCCAGGCCAAGCAGAAAACTCACCGCCCGGCTCCAGTTCCAGCGAATGATCTCTCGCCCGACCATATAGGTAGACACCAGAATCAGGCCGAAGAAGAACGACCATACCGGAATCGGATGGTACTCAAGCAGATAGGTGATCAGCCGCGCGAGTGTGAGAATGCTGGTCAGGATGCCGCACAGCAGCACCAGCAGGAACGTCGCGTTGGCCATCTGCCAGGCATCCTTGATGCGGCCCCGCAGCAGCAGCAGGAACGCTTCGGGAATGCTGGCGATGGAGCGCAGCAGCTCGTCATAGATACCACTGATAAAAGCGATGGTGCCGCCGGAAACGCCGGGCACGACATCTGCAGCGCCCATCGCCAAGCCCTTGGCATAGAGCAGAAAATATTTCTTCATGGATCCTTCCGCTGCGAAAAAGCGATCAAGCCAGCGGCCCGTTGAGTAGCGGCACGAAGCGCACCGCATCGAGCACGTGACGGGAAAAACCACCCTCTTCACGCACGATCAGCAGCAGTTGCTGCACATCGCCACTGCCGACCGGAATGACCAGACGTCCGCCTGGAGCCAGTTGATCGAGCAAGGCCTGCGGCACTTGCGCGGCGGCGGCGGTGACAATGATGCCGTTGTACGGACCGAGCGCGTTCCAACCTTCCCAGCCATCACCCCAGCGAAAGACCACGTTGCGCAGCTTGAGTTCGGCCAGACGCTCCTTGGCACGGTCCTGCAGCACCTGAATACGCTCGACCGAAAACACTCGCTCGACCAATTGCGCCAGCACGGCGGTCTGGTAACCAGAACCGGTACCGATTTCCAGCACCTTGTCCAGCGGGCCCGCCGCCAACAGCAGCTCGGTCATGCGCCCAACCATGTATGGCTGGGAAATGGTCTGGTTATGGCCGATGGGCAGCGCGGTGTCTTCATAGGCGCGGTGCGCCAGGGCTTCGTCGACGAACAGATGACGCGGCGTACGGCGGATCACTTCCAGTACCCGCGCGTTGGACAGCCCTTCCTCATAGAGACGCTGGATCAATCGTTCGCGGGTGCGCTGCGAGGTCATGCCGATCCCGCTGCGCTGCATCTCGTCCTGTCCGCGCATCAGAAGATGCCCTCCAGCCAGCCATCCATAGTTTCGAGGGCCTCATTGAACGTGCGATCGAGCCGTAGCGGCGTGATCGATACATAACCTTGCATCACGGCATGAAAATCGGTGCCCTGACTGCCATCCTCGACATCACCGGCGGCGGAAATCCAGTAACCTTCCTTGCCACGCGGGTTGACCACCTTGACCGGCGCCGCCGCACGCGCGCGATGACCGAGTCGGGTCAGCTGCACACCACGGATATGTTCCAGCGGCAGGTTCGGCACGTTGACGTTGAGTACGGTACGCGGTGGCAGTTCGAGTCGCTCGTGCGCCTCCACCAGTTTGCGGGCGAAGTAGGCCGCAGTCGGCAGATTGTCGGACAGGCGCGAAAGCAGCGAAAAGGCGAACGCCGGCTTGCTCAGGAAACGTCCCTCGAGCGCGGCGGCGACGGTACCGGAATAGAGTACGTCATCGCCCAGATTAGCGCCCAGGTTGATGCCGGAGACGACCATATCCGGCGTCTGCTCGAGCAGACCGTTGAGCCCCAGGTGCACGCAATCGGTCGGTGTGCCATTGAGGCTGATGTAGCCATTGGCCAAAGCCATGGGATGCAGCGGACGATCGAGCGTCAGCGCACTGCTGGCACCGCTCCTGTCTTCGGCAGGGGCGATCACCACGCACTCGGCATAGTCGGCCAGCGCTTGGTGCAACGCAGCGATACCGGGCGCGTTCACCCCGTCGTCGTTGGAAATCAGAATTCGCATGGAGTATCCGTCTGCCCTGCTGGCACCAAATCGAGCAATTCGCGCACCACCACGGTGGCGAAACACCCGGCCGGCAGGACGAATGCAAGTTGCAGAATATCGGGTTCGGGATAATGCCATGACAGGCCGCCGATGGGGAGGCGCAGAATTCGCCGTTCGTGCGCCATGTCCGCCTTGATCAGCCATTGCACCAGTTGCGCAGCCTCATCGGCTACTTCCTGCTCCAGCTGTCGGGTCTCACCAGCGGTCGGCAAAGGCCCGTCGCCCCACAGCGGCCCGGTGGGATGCAGGTCAAGAATGGCCAGGCGCGGGTCAATGCACTCGGTCTCACCGGCCATGAAGAAGCTGCGGCTGGCAGTGAAGGCCAGCAAGTCACCGATCTGCGCCTGGTTCCAGGTACCAGCGGCCACGCGCTTGGCCAACACTTGATTGAACAGATAGCTGCGTGCCGAAGAGAGCAGTCGCGAGCGCAGGTTGCGCTGCACCGGCAACTCCAGGCGCGCGGCAAAATCGCGGGCCTGCTCGACATTGCCGCCATCGAAGCCAAAACGCTGCAAGCCGAAGTAATTGGGCACGCCTTGCGCGGCGATACGTTGTAGACGCTGCTCCAGCGCATCGCGATCCGCTTCGAGGGCAGTCAGGCGCAAGGTGAAACCATTGGCGGCATGGGCGCCACGCTGCAATTTGCGGTTGTGCCGCTGGCTGCGCTGGATGACCAGATCATCGCCCTGCGCAGCCGCCAGATCGGGATCGGCCTTGCCCGGCAGGTGCAGGCTGAACCACTGGCGGGTCAGCGCCTGACGATCCTTGAGTCCCGCGTAACTGACCGCCTTGAGCGGCAGGCCGGCAGCGCGGGCGATACGCCGAGCGGCCTCCTCGGTATTCAGGCCGCGTTTTTCCACCCATAGCCAGAGGTGCTCACCCTGGCCAGTGAGCGGGATGTCGAGCACCTCGTCGACCTGGAAGTCCTCGGCCGTGGCCTTGAGCACCGCGCGCCCACAGGCCTCGCCGTGGGCGCGCGGCCCGAGCAGTTGCAGCTCGTTCATGCCTTGACCAGCAGGGCCACGGCGTGCACCGCGATACCTTCCTCACGCCCGGTGAAACCCAGCTTCTCGGTGGTGGTGGCCTTGACGTTGACCTGATCCAGCTCGATGCCCAGATCCTCGGCAATGCGCTCGCGCATGCTCTGAATGTGCGGAGCCATCTTCGGCGCCTGGGCGATGATAGTGGCGTCGACGTTACCCACCGCGTAGCCCTTGCCCCGCACCAGGCCCATCACATGGCGCAGCAGGGCGCGGCTGTCAGCGCCCTTGAGGGTCGGATCGGTATCGGGGAAGTGCTTGCCGATATCGCCCAGCGCCACGGCGCCAAGCAGCGCATCACTCAGGGCGTGCAGCAGCACGTCACCGTCGGAGTGAGCGACAAGACCGAATTTATGGGGAATCCGTACGCCGCCGAGGGTGATGAAATCGCCTTCGCCGAAGCGGTGTACGTCATAGCCATGACCGATACGCATAAAGAACAACGCCCTGAAAAAGTCAGGGCGTGATTCTAACCGCATTGCCCCGTAGCCCGGATGAAATCCGGGGAGCGAATTTCTCGGATTTCATCCGGGCTACGACTACCGCAAAGCGGCAGCGTGATGACGCAGGTGATCGTCGATGAAGCTGGCGATGAAGTAGTAGCTGTGGTCATAGCCCGGCTGCATGCGCAGCGTCAGCGGATGAGCGGCCGTCTTGGCAGCAGCCTGCAACGCCTGCGGCTTGAGCTGGCCTTCGAGAAAATCGTCACGATCGCCCTGATCGACCAGGATCGGCAGTTTCTCGCTGGCTTCGGCGATCAGCACGCTGGCATCCCACTCACGCCAACGCGAACGCTCCTCGCCCAGGTACAGGGAAAAGGCCTTCTCGCCCCACGGGCAGTTCATCGGATTGCTGATCGGTGAGAACGCCGATACCGACTGATAACGCCCCGGATTCTTCAGCGCACAGATCAACGCACCGTGACCGCCCATGGAATGGCCGGCGATGCCGCGCTTGTCCGAGACGGGGAAGTTGGCCTCGATCAGCGCTGGCAACTCCTGCACCACGTAGTCGTACATGCGGTAGTGCCGCGCGAAGGGCTCCTGGGTGGCATTGACATAGAAGCCTGCACCCAGACCGAAGTCATAGGCGCCGTTGGCGTCATCGGCCACGCCCTCGCCACGCGGGCTGGTGTCCGGCGCGATGATGATCAACCCCAGTTCGGCTGCCATGCGCTGAGCGCCAGCCTTCTGCATGAAGTTCTCGTCGGTGCAGGTCAACCCGCTCAGCCAGTACAGCACCGGCAGCTTGGCACCCTGCTCGGCCTGAGGCGGCAGATAGACGGCGAACACCATGTCGCAGTTGAGGCTGCTGGAGCGATGGCGGTAGCGCTTGTGCCAGCCGCCGAAACTCTTGTTGCTGGAAACGATTTCGAGGGTCATGACCACTCCTTAGGGTGCGCCATGCGCACCAAGAGTTAGCGGTGCGCGCAGCCCAGGCGGCCCGCGCACCCTACGAAAGAATCCGCACGACCATCAGCCGTGCGGCGCGCCATCAAAAATGGATGACGGTACGGATGCTCTTGCCCTCGTGCATCAGCTCGAACGCTTCGTTGATCTCGTCCAGCCCCATGTTGTGGGTGATGAAGGTGTCCAGCGGAATCTCGCCGCTCTGCGCCTTCTCGACATAGCTCGGCAGCTCGGTACGACCCTTGACGCCACCGAAGGCACTGCCGCGCCAGACGCGGCCGGTCACCAGTTGGAATGGGCGGGTGCTGATCTCGGCACCGGCCGGCGCAACGCCAATGATGGTCGACTCGCCCCAGCCCTTGTGGCAGCACTCCAGCGCGGCGCGCATCAGTTGCACGTTGCCGATGCACTCGAAGCTGTAGTCGACGCCACCGTCGGTCATCTCGACGATGACTTCCTGGATCGGCTTGCTGTGATCCTTCGGATTGACGAAGTCGGTGATGCCCAGCTCACGTGCCACGGCTTCCTTGGCCGGATTGATATCGATGCCGATGATGCGCGAAGCCTTGGCCATCTTGGCGCCGATGATCGCCGCCAGTCCGATACCGCCCAGGCCGAAGATGGCCACAGTGGAGCCCTCGGTGACCTTGGCGGTGTTGAGCACGGCACCAATACCGGTGGTCACGCCACAACCGAGCAGGCAGACCTTCTCCAGCGGCGCCTCCTTGGGGATCTTGGCCAGGGAGACTTCCGGCAGCACGGTGTACTCGGAGAAGGTCGAGCAGCCCATGTAGTGATAGATCGGCTCGCCGTTGTAGGAGAAGCGGCTGGTACCGTCAGGCATCAGACCCTTGCCCTGGGTGGCGCGCACCGAGCTGCACAGGTTGGTCTTGTTGGATTTGCAGAATTTGCACTCGCCGCACTCGGCGGTGTACAGCGGGATCACGTGGTCGCCGACCGTCAGCGAGGTGACCCCCTCGCCCACCGCCTCGACGATGCCACCACCTTCGTGACCGAGAATGCAGGGGAACACGCCCTCGCTGTCCTGGCCGGACAGGGTGTAGGCGTCGGTGTGGCAGACGCCGGTCGCGACGATACGCACCAGCACCTCGCCCGCCTTGGGCGGCGCCACATCGACTTCGACGATTTTCAGGGGTTCATTCGGGGCGAAGGCGACGGCGGCACGAGACTTGATCATGACAGTTCTCTCAGGGGAGCGTGGACAGTGGTCGGCAGTCTAGTTCATGTCCAATACGAGATAATCAGCAGAAGAGCAAAACATTATTGCTGTACAGGGATAATATTGGGTCTCCTTACATTGCCCGCAAGCGGGCTCCTACAGGGGCAGCCGGATGCAATCGGCAGCACAGGAGAAGAAGCATCGATGAATCGCTGGGAAGGACTCGACGAATTCGTTGCCGTCGCCGAATGCGGGCAATTCAGTGCCGCCGCCGAGCGCCTGGGATTGTCCACCTCGCAGGT
Proteins encoded in this window:
- a CDS encoding protein-L-isoaspartate(D-aspartate) O-methyltransferase, yielding MTSQRTRERLIQRLYEEGLSNARVLEVIRRTPRHLFVDEALAHRAYEDTALPIGHNQTISQPYMVGRMTELLLAAGPLDKVLEIGTGSGYQTAVLAQLVERVFSVERIQVLQDRAKERLAELKLRNVVFRWGDGWEGWNALGPYNGIIVTAAAAQVPQALLDQLAPGGRLVIPVGSGDVQQLLLIVREEGGFSRHVLDAVRFVPLLNGPLA
- the ispF gene encoding 2-C-methyl-D-erythritol 2,4-cyclodiphosphate synthase; translated protein: MRIGHGYDVHRFGEGDFITLGGVRIPHKFGLVAHSDGDVLLHALSDALLGAVALGDIGKHFPDTDPTLKGADSRALLRHVMGLVRGKGYAVGNVDATIIAQAPKMAPHIQSMRERIAEDLGIELDQVNVKATTTEKLGFTGREEGIAVHAVALLVKA
- the fghA gene encoding S-formylglutathione hydrolase, with amino-acid sequence MTLEIVSSNKSFGGWHKRYRHRSSSLNCDMVFAVYLPPQAEQGAKLPVLYWLSGLTCTDENFMQKAGAQRMAAELGLIIIAPDTSPRGEGVADDANGAYDFGLGAGFYVNATQEPFARHYRMYDYVVQELPALIEANFPVSDKRGIAGHSMGGHGALICALKNPGRYQSVSAFSPISNPMNCPWGEKAFSLYLGEERSRWREWDASVLIAEASEKLPILVDQGDRDDFLEGQLKPQALQAAAKTAAHPLTLRMQPGYDHSYYFIASFIDDHLRHHAAALR
- the truD gene encoding tRNA pseudouridine(13) synthase TruD, whose product is MNELQLLGPRAHGEACGRAVLKATAEDFQVDEVLDIPLTGQGEHLWLWVEKRGLNTEEAARRIARAAGLPLKAVSYAGLKDRQALTRQWFSLHLPGKADPDLAAAQGDDLVIQRSQRHNRKLQRGAHAANGFTLRLTALEADRDALEQRLQRIAAQGVPNYFGLQRFGFDGGNVEQARDFAARLELPVQRNLRSRLLSSARSYLFNQVLAKRVAAGTWNQAQIGDLLAFTASRSFFMAGETECIDPRLAILDLHPTGPLWGDGPLPTAGETRQLEQEVADEAAQLVQWLIKADMAHERRILRLPIGGLSWHYPEPDILQLAFVLPAGCFATVVVRELLDLVPAGQTDTPCEF
- a CDS encoding DUF368 domain-containing protein, yielding MKKYFLLYAKGLAMGAADVVPGVSGGTIAFISGIYDELLRSIASIPEAFLLLLRGRIKDAWQMANATFLLVLLCGILTSILTLARLITYLLEYHPIPVWSFFFGLILVSTYMVGREIIRWNWSRAVSFLLGLAFAYWITVAAPMQWGSDLPTLFLAGAIAICAMILPGISGSFILLLLGLYSVVLGAVKDLDLLVMAVFASGCLVGILSFARLLSWLLSRWRDLSLAFLVGLMLGSLNKVWPWKETLSWRIDSKGEQVPLLQSNLLPGHFAEISGQDPQLLLAVVLAIGGIALVLGLEWLAGRQALDTGRTE
- a CDS encoding S-(hydroxymethyl)glutathione dehydrogenase/class III alcohol dehydrogenase, coding for MIKSRAAVAFAPNEPLKIVEVDVAPPKAGEVLVRIVATGVCHTDAYTLSGQDSEGVFPCILGHEGGGIVEAVGEGVTSLTVGDHVIPLYTAECGECKFCKSNKTNLCSSVRATQGKGLMPDGTSRFSYNGEPIYHYMGCSTFSEYTVLPEVSLAKIPKEAPLEKVCLLGCGVTTGIGAVLNTAKVTEGSTVAIFGLGGIGLAAIIGAKMAKASRIIGIDINPAKEAVARELGITDFVNPKDHSKPIQEVIVEMTDGGVDYSFECIGNVQLMRAALECCHKGWGESTIIGVAPAGAEISTRPFQLVTGRVWRGSAFGGVKGRTELPSYVEKAQSGEIPLDTFITHNMGLDEINEAFELMHEGKSIRTVIHF
- the surE gene encoding 5'/3'-nucleotidase SurE, giving the protein MRILISNDDGVNAPGIAALHQALADYAECVVIAPAEDRSGASSALTLDRPLHPMALANGYISLNGTPTDCVHLGLNGLLEQTPDMVVSGINLGANLGDDVLYSGTVAAALEGRFLSKPAFAFSLLSRLSDNLPTAAYFARKLVEAHERLELPPRTVLNVNVPNLPLEHIRGVQLTRLGHRARAAAPVKVVNPRGKEGYWISAAGDVEDGSQGTDFHAVMQGYVSITPLRLDRTFNEALETMDGWLEGIF